The following proteins are co-located in the Gordonia polyisoprenivorans genome:
- a CDS encoding acyl-CoA dehydrogenase family protein: MRIAYTDEQSALRRELRAYFTELMTEDRRAALTGGDGELGEGDAYRDVVRQMGADGWLALGWPTEFGGQNRSMMDQLIFTDEAAIAGAPVPFLTINSVAPTIMHYGTDEQKAFFLPRIAAGELHFSIGYSEPGAGTDLAGLRTTAVRDGDDYVINGQKMWTSLIAYADYIWLACRTDPATLTDEGRARGLKRHHGISVLIVPADADGFSYTPVHTMAGVDTSATYYSDVRVPVSSRVGEEGRGWSLVTNQLNNERVALCSAAPIQTALRETLAWAQQTKTGDGQRLVDTEWVRQNLARVHAKVELLKLLNWKIASAASSGGAPSPADASATKVFGTEFATEAYRLLMEVVGPAATIRAGSPRAHLLGRLERFQRTSLILTFGGGTNEVQRDIIAMTALGLPHQRR, translated from the coding sequence ATGCGCATTGCCTACACCGACGAGCAATCGGCGCTGCGGCGCGAGTTGCGGGCCTACTTCACCGAACTGATGACCGAGGACCGGCGGGCTGCACTCACCGGCGGTGACGGTGAACTCGGCGAGGGCGACGCCTACCGCGACGTGGTACGCCAGATGGGAGCCGACGGCTGGCTGGCACTGGGGTGGCCGACCGAGTTCGGCGGCCAGAACCGCTCGATGATGGATCAACTGATCTTCACCGACGAGGCAGCGATCGCCGGGGCGCCGGTGCCCTTCTTGACGATCAACTCGGTGGCACCGACGATCATGCACTACGGCACCGACGAGCAGAAGGCATTCTTCCTGCCGCGCATCGCCGCGGGCGAATTGCATTTCTCCATCGGCTATTCTGAGCCCGGCGCCGGCACCGACCTCGCCGGGCTGCGGACCACCGCAGTGCGCGACGGTGACGACTACGTCATCAACGGGCAGAAGATGTGGACGTCGTTGATCGCCTACGCCGACTACATCTGGCTCGCGTGTCGCACCGACCCGGCGACGCTCACCGACGAGGGGCGAGCCCGTGGACTCAAACGCCACCACGGCATCTCGGTGCTGATCGTGCCCGCCGACGCCGATGGGTTCTCCTACACCCCTGTGCACACCATGGCCGGTGTCGACACCAGCGCCACCTACTACTCCGACGTCCGGGTGCCGGTGAGTTCGCGGGTCGGCGAGGAGGGCCGGGGCTGGTCGCTGGTCACCAATCAGCTCAACAACGAACGGGTGGCACTGTGCAGCGCTGCCCCGATACAGACCGCGCTGCGGGAAACGCTGGCCTGGGCGCAGCAGACGAAAACCGGTGACGGACAGCGCCTCGTCGACACCGAGTGGGTTCGTCAGAACCTGGCGCGGGTGCACGCCAAGGTCGAGTTACTCAAGCTGCTCAACTGGAAGATCGCCTCGGCGGCCAGCTCCGGTGGCGCACCGAGCCCCGCCGACGCCTCGGCCACCAAGGTCTTCGGTACCGAATTCGCCACCGAGGCCTACCGATTGCTGATGGAGGTCGTCGGTCCGGCCGCAACCATTCGGGCGGGCAGTCCGCGAGCACACCTGCTGGGGCGCCTCGAACGGTTCCAGCGCACCTCGCTGATCCTCACCTTCGGTGGCGGTACCAACGAGGTCCAGCGCGACATCATCGCGATGACCGCCCTCGGCCTGCCCCATCAGCGACGCTGA